From Pseudomonas poae, the proteins below share one genomic window:
- a CDS encoding GspH/FimT family pseudopilin has product MQQRGFTLIELLIGLVLSGVLAHLAVPNFKSLLESHQRQNAAQSLANGLRYARTQAIAHNRGVVIQALDDDWSQGWRVILDVSGRGQLDDNNPVLLERQDSGRVAMVGNGPVKSLVRFSGLGEPVFSGGGFRAGTVHVCADQAQSLYQIVLAPSGRISLRSDRAEQALCRSYSGTLALKAASEHAAPWAWRR; this is encoded by the coding sequence ATGCAACAACGTGGTTTCACTTTGATTGAACTGCTCATCGGGCTGGTCCTGAGTGGCGTCCTGGCGCACCTGGCAGTGCCCAACTTCAAGAGTTTGCTGGAATCCCATCAACGACAAAACGCCGCCCAATCGCTGGCAAATGGGCTGCGTTATGCACGCACGCAAGCGATCGCACACAACCGGGGCGTAGTCATTCAGGCGCTGGACGATGACTGGAGTCAGGGTTGGCGGGTAATACTGGATGTAAGCGGGCGCGGCCAGTTGGACGATAACAATCCCGTGCTGCTGGAGCGCCAGGACAGCGGGCGCGTTGCAATGGTGGGCAACGGGCCGGTGAAGAGCCTGGTGCGCTTCAGCGGGTTGGGCGAACCGGTATTTTCAGGCGGGGGGTTTCGGGCCGGCACGGTGCATGTGTGCGCGGACCAAGCGCAAAGCCTGTATCAAATCGTGCTGGCGCCGAGCGGGCGTATCAGCCTGCGCAGCGACAGAGCCGAGCAGGCGCTGTGCCGGAGCTACTCCGGCACCCTGGCACTCAAAGCAGCGAGCGAACACGCAGCTCCTTGGGCATGGAGAAGGTGA
- the ispH gene encoding 4-hydroxy-3-methylbut-2-enyl diphosphate reductase: MQIKLANPRGFCAGVDRAIEIVNRALEVFGPPIYVRHEVVHNKFVVEDLRARGAIFVEELDQVPDDVIVIFSAHGVSQAVRTEAAGRGLKVFDATCPLVTKVHIEVARYSRDGRECILIGHAGHPEVEGTMGQYDASNGGAIYLVEDEKDVANLQVHNPERLAFVTQTTLSMDDTSRVIDALRSRFPAIGGPRKDDICYATQNRQDAVKQLADECDVVLVVGSPNSSNSNRLRELAERMATPAYLIDGAEDMQRSWFDGVERIGITAGASAPEVLVRGVIQQLHAWGATGADELAGREENITFSMPKELRVRSLL; this comes from the coding sequence ATGCAAATCAAACTCGCCAACCCCCGTGGCTTCTGCGCCGGCGTGGACCGGGCGATCGAAATCGTCAATCGCGCCCTGGAAGTCTTCGGGCCGCCGATTTATGTACGCCATGAAGTCGTCCACAACAAGTTCGTGGTCGAAGACCTGCGTGCGCGTGGCGCCATCTTTGTCGAAGAACTGGATCAGGTGCCGGACGACGTGATCGTCATCTTCAGCGCCCACGGGGTTTCCCAGGCAGTGCGTACCGAAGCGGCAGGCCGTGGCCTGAAAGTCTTCGACGCCACCTGCCCGCTGGTCACCAAAGTGCATATCGAAGTCGCACGCTATAGCCGCGACGGCCGCGAGTGCATCCTCATCGGCCATGCCGGCCACCCGGAAGTCGAAGGCACCATGGGCCAGTACGACGCCAGCAACGGCGGCGCGATCTACCTGGTGGAAGACGAAAAAGACGTCGCCAACCTGCAGGTACACAACCCCGAGCGCTTGGCGTTCGTGACCCAGACCACGTTGTCCATGGACGACACCAGTCGCGTGATCGACGCGCTGCGCAGCCGTTTCCCGGCCATCGGTGGGCCGCGCAAGGACGACATCTGCTATGCCACCCAAAACCGCCAGGATGCCGTCAAGCAGTTGGCTGATGAGTGCGATGTGGTGCTGGTGGTTGGTAGCCCCAACAGTTCCAACTCCAACCGCCTGCGCGAGTTGGCTGAACGCATGGCGACACCGGCGTACCTGATTGACGGTGCCGAAGACATGCAACGCAGCTGGTTCGATGGCGTTGAGCGTATCGGCATCACGGCGGGCGCTTCGGCCCCTGAAGTGCTGGTGCGTGGTGTTATCCAGCAGTTGCACGCCTGGGGTGCTACCGGCGCCGATGAGCTGGCCGGGCGTGAAGAGAACATCACCTTCTCCATGCCCAAGGAGCTGCGTGTTCGCTCGCTGCTTTGA
- the fkpB gene encoding FKBP-type peptidyl-prolyl cis-trans isomerase — MAEQRIGQNTEVTLHFALRLENGDTVDSTFDKAPATFKVGDGNLLPGFEAALFGFKAGDKRTLQILPENAFGQPNPQNVQIIPRSQFQDMDLSEGLLVIFNDAANTELPGVVKTFDDAQVTIDFNHPLAGKTLTFDVEIIDVKAL; from the coding sequence TTGGCTGAGCAACGCATCGGCCAGAACACGGAAGTCACTTTGCATTTCGCATTGCGCCTGGAGAATGGCGACACGGTCGACAGCACGTTCGACAAAGCGCCGGCGACCTTCAAGGTCGGCGACGGCAACCTGCTGCCGGGTTTTGAAGCGGCCCTGTTCGGCTTCAAGGCCGGTGACAAGCGCACCCTGCAGATCCTGCCGGAAAACGCCTTTGGCCAGCCCAACCCGCAGAACGTGCAGATCATCCCGCGTTCGCAGTTCCAGGACATGGACCTGTCGGAGGGCCTGCTGGTGATCTTCAACGATGCGGCGAATACCGAATTGCCCGGTGTGGTCAAAACCTTCGATGACGCGCAAGTGACCATCGACTTCAACCACCCGTTGGCCGGTAAAACCTTGACGTTTGACGTTGAAATCATCGACGTTAAAGCGCTCTGA
- the lspA gene encoding signal peptidase II produces MPNAAGRFGRLGWLVLSLLVLVIDQVSKAHFEGSLEMFQQIVVIPDYFSWTLAYNTGAAFSFLADSGGWQRWLFALIAVVVSAVLVVWLKRLGRDDTWLAIALALVLGGALGNLYDRIALGHVIDFILVHWQNRWYFPAFNFADSAITVGAIMLALDMFKSKKTGETVND; encoded by the coding sequence ATGCCTAATGCCGCCGGCCGTTTCGGACGTCTGGGCTGGCTCGTCTTGAGCTTGCTGGTTCTGGTCATCGACCAGGTCAGCAAGGCTCACTTCGAGGGCTCCCTGGAAATGTTCCAGCAGATCGTGGTCATTCCTGACTACTTCAGCTGGACCCTGGCCTACAACACCGGCGCGGCGTTCAGCTTCCTGGCGGACAGCGGCGGCTGGCAGCGCTGGCTGTTCGCCCTGATCGCCGTGGTGGTCAGCGCGGTGCTGGTGGTGTGGCTCAAGCGCCTGGGCCGTGATGACACCTGGCTGGCCATCGCCCTGGCTCTGGTGCTGGGCGGCGCGCTGGGCAACCTGTACGACCGCATCGCCCTGGGCCATGTGATCGACTTCATTCTGGTGCATTGGCAGAACCGCTGGTACTTCCCGGCGTTCAACTTTGCCGACAGCGCCATCACCGTCGGCGCAATCATGCTGGCGTTGGACATGTTCAAAAGCAAGAAAACCGGAGAGACCGTCAATGACTGA
- the ileS gene encoding isoleucine--tRNA ligase has product MTDYKATLNLPDTAFPMKAGLPQREPQILQRWDSIGLYGKLREIGKDRPKFVLHDGPPYANGTIHIGHALNKILKDMILRSKTLSGFDAPYVPGWDCHGLPIEHKVEVTYGKNLSADKTRELCRAYATEQIEGQKSEFIRLGVLGEWDNPYKTMNFKNEAGEIRALAEIVKGGFVFKGLKPVNWCFDCGSALAEAEVEYEEKKSSTIDVAFPIADDAKLAEAFGLANLSKPAAIVIWTTTPWTIPANQALNVHPEFTYALVDVGDRLLVLAEEMVEACLERYELQGSVIATTTGTALELINFRHPFYDRLSPVYLADYVELGSGTGVVHSAPAYGVDDFVTCKAYGMVNDDILNPVQSNGVYAPSLEFFGGQFIFKANEPIIDKLREVGSLLHTETIKHSYMHCWRHKTPLIYRATAQWFIGMDKEPTSGDTLRVRSLKAIEDTQFVPAWGQARLHSMIANRPDWCISRQRNWGVPIPFFLNKESGELHPRTVELMEEVAQRVEQEGIEAWFKLDAAELLGDEAPLYDKISDTLDVWFDSGTTHWHVLRGSHPMGHETGPRADLYLEGSDQHRGWFHSSLLTGCAIDNHAPYRELLTHGFTVDETGRKMSKSLKNVIEPKKINDTLGADIMRLWVASTDYSGEIAVSDQILARSADAYRRIRNTARFLLSNLTGFNPATDILPAEDMLALDRWAVDRTLLLQRELQEHYGEYRFWNVYSKIHNFCVQELGGFYLDIIKDRQYTTAANSTARRSAQTALYHISEALVRWIAPILAFTADELWEYLPGERNESVMLNTWYEGLTELPADFELGREYWEGVMAVKVAVNKELEVQRAAKAVGGNLQAEVTLFAEDGLTADLAKLSNELRFVLITSTASLAPFAQAPADAVATEVPGLKLKVVKSAFAKCARCWHCREDVGVNPEHPEICGRCVDNISGDGEVRHYA; this is encoded by the coding sequence ATGACCGACTATAAAGCCACGCTAAACCTTCCGGACACCGCCTTCCCAATGAAGGCCGGCCTGCCACAGCGCGAACCGCAGATCCTGCAGCGCTGGGACAGTATTGGCCTGTACGGAAAGTTGCGCGAAATTGGCAAGGATCGTCCGAAGTTCGTCCTGCACGACGGCCCTCCTTATGCCAACGGCACGATTCACATCGGTCATGCGCTGAACAAGATTCTCAAGGACATGATCCTTCGCTCGAAGACCCTGTCGGGCTTCGACGCGCCGTATGTCCCGGGTTGGGACTGCCACGGCCTGCCCATCGAACACAAAGTCGAAGTGACCTACGGCAAGAACCTGAGCGCGGATAAAACCCGCGAACTGTGCCGTGCCTACGCTACCGAGCAGATCGAAGGGCAAAAGTCCGAATTCATCCGCCTGGGTGTGCTCGGCGAGTGGGACAACCCGTACAAGACCATGAACTTCAAGAACGAGGCCGGTGAAATCCGTGCCTTGGCCGAAATCGTCAAGGGCGGTTTTGTGTTCAAGGGCCTCAAGCCCGTGAACTGGTGCTTCGACTGCGGTTCGGCCCTGGCTGAAGCGGAGGTCGAGTACGAAGAGAAAAAGTCCTCGACCATCGACGTCGCCTTCCCGATCGCCGACGACGCCAAGCTGGCCGAGGCCTTTGGCCTGGCAAACCTGAGCAAGCCGGCAGCCATCGTGATCTGGACCACCACCCCGTGGACCATCCCGGCCAACCAGGCGCTCAACGTGCACCCGGAATTCACCTACGCCCTGGTGGACGTCGGTGATCGCCTGCTGGTACTCGCTGAAGAAATGGTTGAAGCCTGCCTTGAACGTTACGAGCTGCAAGGTTCGGTGATCGCCACCACCACCGGCACGGCGCTGGAGCTGATCAACTTCCGTCACCCGTTCTACGACCGTCTGTCGCCGGTTTACCTGGCTGACTACGTCGAGCTGGGTTCGGGCACCGGTGTGGTTCACTCCGCGCCAGCCTACGGCGTGGACGACTTCGTGACTTGCAAAGCCTACGGCATGGTCAACGACGACATCCTCAACCCGGTGCAGAGCAATGGCGTGTACGCGCCGTCGCTGGAGTTCTTCGGCGGCCAGTTCATCTTCAAGGCCAACGAGCCGATCATCGACAAGCTGCGTGAAGTCGGTTCGCTGCTGCACACCGAAACCATCAAGCACAGCTACATGCACTGCTGGCGCCACAAGACCCCGCTGATCTACCGCGCCACTGCGCAGTGGTTTATCGGCATGGACAAAGAGCCAACCAGCGGCGACACCCTGCGTGTGCGCTCGCTCAAAGCCATCGAAGACACCCAGTTCGTGCCGGCCTGGGGCCAGGCGCGCCTGCACTCGATGATCGCCAACCGCCCGGACTGGTGCATCTCCCGCCAGCGCAACTGGGGCGTGCCGATCCCGTTTTTCCTTAATAAGGAAAGCGGCGAGCTGCACCCACGCACCGTTGAACTGATGGAAGAAGTGGCCCAGCGTGTTGAACAGGAAGGCATTGAAGCCTGGTTCAAGCTGGACGCCGCCGAACTGTTGGGCGACGAAGCGCCGCTGTACGACAAGATCAGTGACACCCTCGACGTGTGGTTCGACTCGGGCACCACCCACTGGCACGTGCTGCGCGGTTCGCACCCGATGGGCCACGAGACCGGCCCGCGTGCCGACCTGTACCTGGAAGGCTCGGACCAGCACCGTGGCTGGTTCCACTCCTCCTTGCTGACCGGTTGCGCCATCGACAACCACGCGCCGTACCGCGAGTTGCTGACCCACGGCTTCACCGTCGACGAGACGGGCCGCAAGATGTCCAAGTCGCTGAAGAACGTGATCGAGCCGAAAAAGATCAACGACACTTTGGGCGCCGACATCATGCGTCTGTGGGTCGCTTCCACCGACTACTCGGGCGAGATCGCCGTCTCCGACCAGATCCTGGCTCGTAGCGCCGATGCCTACCGCCGCATCCGAAATACCGCACGCTTCCTGCTGTCGAACCTGACCGGTTTCAACCCGGCCACCGACATCCTGCCGGCCGAGGACATGCTCGCCCTGGACCGTTGGGCCGTGGACCGTACCCTGTTGCTGCAGCGCGAGTTGCAGGAACACTACGGCGAATACCGCTTCTGGAACGTGTACTCGAAGATCCACAACTTCTGCGTGCAGGAGCTGGGTGGTTTCTACCTCGACATCATCAAGGACCGCCAGTACACCACTGCGGCCAACAGCACGGCGCGCCGCTCGGCGCAGACCGCGCTGTACCACATCTCGGAAGCGCTGGTGCGCTGGATCGCGCCGATCCTGGCCTTCACCGCCGATGAGCTGTGGGAGTACCTGCCGGGCGAACGTAACGAATCCGTGATGCTCAACACCTGGTACGAAGGGCTGACCGAACTGCCAGCCGACTTCGAGCTGGGCCGCGAGTACTGGGAAGGCGTGATGGCCGTCAAAGTTGCGGTGAACAAGGAGCTGGAAGTGCAACGTGCGGCCAAGGCCGTTGGTGGCAACCTGCAAGCCGAAGTCACCCTGTTTGCCGAGGATGGCCTGACCGCCGACCTGGCCAAGCTGAGCAACGAACTGCGCTTCGTGCTGATCACCTCCACCGCGAGCCTGGCGCCGTTTGCCCAGGCCCCGGCGGACGCGGTCGCGACCGAAGTGCCCGGCCTTAAGCTCAAAGTGGTCAAGTCGGCCTTCGCCAAGTGCGCCCGTTGCTGGCACTGCCGTGAAGACGTCGGCGTGAACCCTGAGCATCCGGAAATCTGCGGTCGTTGCGTCGACAACATCAGCGGTGATGGCGAGGTTCGCCACTATGCCTAA
- the ribF gene encoding bifunctional riboflavin kinase/FAD synthetase, whose amino-acid sequence MQLVRGLHNLRPQHRGCVATIGNFDGVHRGHQAILARLRERAVELGVPSCVVIFEPQPREYFTPETAPARLARLRDKLQLLAEEGVDRVLCLAFNQRLQSLSAAEFVDRILVDGLGVQHLEVGDDFRFGCDRVGDFDFLQHAGITQGFTVEAAQTVELDGLRVSSTQVRNALAAADFALAERLLGRPFRIAGRVLHGQKLARQLGTPTANVQLKRRRVPLTGVYLVSVDIDGQSWPGVANIGVRPTVAGDGKAHLEVHLLDFAGDLYDRRLTVVFHQKLREEQRFASLEALKTAINADVAAARALAAPSAHR is encoded by the coding sequence ATGCAGCTGGTTCGAGGTCTCCACAACCTGCGCCCCCAGCATCGGGGCTGCGTCGCCACTATTGGCAACTTTGACGGTGTTCACCGTGGCCACCAGGCTATCCTGGCCCGGCTGCGCGAGCGTGCAGTCGAGTTGGGCGTGCCCAGCTGCGTGGTGATTTTTGAGCCACAGCCGCGGGAATACTTCACTCCGGAAACGGCGCCGGCGCGCCTGGCCCGCCTGCGCGACAAGCTGCAACTGCTGGCCGAAGAAGGTGTGGACCGCGTCCTCTGCCTGGCCTTCAATCAGCGTTTGCAAAGCCTCAGCGCCGCCGAGTTCGTTGACCGTATCCTCGTCGATGGCCTGGGCGTGCAGCACCTGGAGGTCGGTGACGACTTCCGTTTCGGGTGCGACCGCGTCGGTGATTTCGATTTCCTGCAGCACGCCGGTATCACCCAGGGTTTTACCGTCGAAGCCGCGCAAACCGTCGAACTGGACGGCCTGCGTGTGAGCAGTACCCAGGTGCGTAACGCCCTGGCCGCTGCCGACTTCGCCTTGGCCGAGCGGTTGCTCGGCCGCCCGTTCCGCATTGCCGGGCGGGTACTGCACGGCCAGAAGCTGGCGCGCCAACTGGGCACGCCAACCGCCAACGTGCAACTCAAGCGCCGTCGTGTGCCGCTGACCGGGGTTTACCTGGTGAGCGTCGACATCGACGGCCAATCGTGGCCGGGAGTCGCCAACATAGGCGTCAGGCCCACGGTTGCAGGTGATGGCAAGGCCCACCTGGAAGTTCATTTGTTGGATTTTGCCGGTGATCTGTATGACCGGCGTTTGACGGTGGTATTCCACCAGAAGCTGCGTGAAGAGCAGCGTTTCGCCTCCCTTGAGGCGTTGAAAACGGCGATCAATGCGGATGTCGCCGCCGCCCGTGCACTAGCCGCACCTAGCGCCCATCGCTAA